In a genomic window of Pelotomaculum thermopropionicum SI:
- the SUA5 gene encoding putative translation factor (SUA5) — protein MNTGMIGIIIEKVQRGLTGLRRWQDMPDKKIDTRYIKVNPAHPEAEAVREAGLILRGGGLVAFPTETVYGLGANALDGKAVARIFEAKGRPSDNPLIVHVAAAEEVGALVRGISDRARLLMEIFWPGPLTLVLPAGKAVPAGVTAGLDTVAVRMPDHPVAAALIRAAGVPVAAPSANISGRPSPTTAEHVLQDLNGRIEAILDGGPAGLGVESTVLDVTVPVPLILRPGGVTPEELREVLGTVEVDPSAAAGLGKAAGRYRSPGMKYIHYAPRAPLVLIEGRPDAVAAKIRELAGEQQAAGRRVGILTYADSGDFSSAGVVVLAGQRGKPETVAAGLYAALRRFDELGVDLILAEGVEEGGVGLAVMNRLRKAAGGRILRVTEQG, from the coding sequence TTGAATACCGGCATGATTGGCATTATAATTGAAAAAGTGCAAAGGGGCCTGACCGGTCTTAGAAGGTGGCAGGATATGCCAGATAAGAAAATTGACACCAGGTATATTAAAGTTAACCCGGCGCATCCTGAAGCTGAGGCGGTAAGAGAAGCCGGCCTGATCCTGCGCGGGGGCGGGCTGGTGGCTTTCCCGACCGAAACGGTATACGGCCTGGGGGCCAATGCGCTGGACGGGAAGGCCGTGGCCAGGATATTTGAAGCCAAGGGCCGGCCCTCGGACAACCCTCTGATTGTTCACGTGGCCGCGGCGGAGGAGGTTGGTGCCCTGGTGCGGGGCATTTCCGACCGGGCCAGGCTGCTGATGGAAATTTTCTGGCCGGGTCCGCTTACCCTGGTGCTGCCGGCGGGAAAGGCCGTTCCGGCCGGGGTGACCGCGGGGCTGGATACGGTGGCCGTGCGCATGCCCGATCACCCCGTGGCCGCGGCCCTGATCAGGGCCGCCGGCGTGCCGGTAGCGGCACCCAGCGCGAATATTTCCGGCCGGCCCAGCCCGACCACGGCAGAGCACGTCCTGCAGGACCTGAACGGGCGGATTGAGGCAATCCTGGACGGAGGCCCGGCCGGGCTGGGGGTGGAGTCGACCGTGCTGGACGTAACCGTTCCGGTCCCGTTAATTTTAAGGCCGGGAGGAGTAACGCCGGAAGAACTGAGGGAAGTTCTGGGCACCGTGGAGGTCGATCCATCGGCCGCTGCCGGTTTAGGCAAAGCGGCCGGCAGGTACCGCTCGCCGGGCATGAAGTATATTCATTACGCCCCGCGGGCCCCGCTGGTGCTGATAGAGGGCAGGCCGGATGCAGTAGCGGCGAAAATCAGGGAGCTTGCCGGCGAGCAGCAGGCCGCAGGCAGGCGGGTGGGCATCCTGACCTATGCCGACAGCGGAGATTTTTCTTCTGCCGGGGTGGTCGTACTGGCCGGGCAGAGGGGAAAGCCCGAGACGGTTGCCGCCGGACTGTACGCCGCCCTGCGCCGCTTTGACGAGCTCGGGGTGGACCTGATCCTGGCCGAAGGGGTGGAGGAGGGCGGCGTAGGATTGGCGGTGATGAACCGGCTGAGGAAGGCGGCCGGCGGCCGGATTCTGCGCGTTACGGAACAGGGCTGA
- the HemK gene encoding methylase of polypeptide chain release factors, whose product MILNDFKKKEILRIDKPDPLRWGRERLREGGIDTPELDAEVLLAYVTGLSRAGLYRKKELVLTEEEEARFIDLVERRLAGEPVAYLTGHKEFMGLDFVVNRSVLIPRPETELMVETALKFLPGAPVIADVGTGSGAVAVSLAFFVKEAVVYATDISREALAVARLNAARHGVEGRVHFCPGDLLEPLTGRVMPGSLDLIAANLPYIATEDLPGLPREVRLFEPPVALDGGPGGLALYRRLIPAAAGFLKQGGIMLMEISPGQWAEMAGLLQPPQWEASLLKDLAGLDRLVLARFGGEAGY is encoded by the coding sequence ATGATTCTTAATGATTTCAAAAAAAAGGAAATTTTAAGAATCGATAAGCCTGACCCGCTGAGGTGGGGCAGGGAGAGGCTGAGGGAGGGGGGTATTGACACGCCGGAACTGGATGCGGAGGTGCTGCTTGCCTACGTAACCGGCCTCAGCCGGGCCGGGCTGTACAGAAAAAAGGAGCTCGTTCTGACTGAGGAAGAAGAGGCGCGTTTTATCGACCTGGTTGAGCGGAGGCTGGCGGGCGAGCCGGTTGCCTACCTTACCGGGCACAAGGAGTTTATGGGCCTGGACTTCGTGGTAAACCGCTCCGTGCTGATTCCCAGGCCCGAAACGGAGCTTATGGTGGAGACGGCGCTTAAATTTTTGCCCGGGGCGCCGGTGATTGCCGACGTGGGCACCGGCAGCGGCGCCGTTGCGGTCAGCCTGGCGTTTTTTGTTAAGGAGGCCGTGGTTTATGCCACCGACATTTCCCGGGAGGCGCTGGCCGTGGCCCGGCTCAATGCGGCCAGGCACGGCGTTGAGGGGAGGGTGCACTTTTGCCCGGGCGACCTGCTGGAGCCTCTGACCGGCCGTGTAATGCCCGGCAGCCTGGATCTCATTGCTGCCAACCTGCCTTATATTGCCACAGAAGACCTCCCCGGCCTGCCGCGGGAGGTTCGTCTGTTTGAGCCGCCGGTAGCCCTGGACGGCGGGCCGGGCGGCCTGGCCCTGTACCGCCGGCTGATTCCGGCAGCGGCCGGCTTTTTAAAGCAGGGCGGGATAATGCTGATGGAAATCAGTCCGGGCCAGTGGGCGGAAATGGCCGGCCTGCTGCAGCCGCCGCAGTGGGAAGCTTCCCTCTTGAAAGATCTGGCCGGCCTGGACAGGCTGGTACTGGCCAGGTTTGGAGGGGAGGCCGGTTATTGA
- the PrfA gene encoding protein chain release factor A translates to MIEKLDSIEKKYEELENLIGNPEIIADIARWQEYVKAHAELADIVAVYRDYKKVVKEIQDTIALMKEEPDEDLREMAQAELDELTEKKDNLENRLKMLLLPKDPNDEKNVILEIRAGTGGEEAALFAADLFRMYSRYAERQGWRTEILDANYTDIGGFKEVISLIEGKGVYSRMKFESGVHRVQRIPTTESGGRIHTSAATVAVLPEAEEVDVQIDPDDLRIDVFCSSGHGGQSVNTTQSAVRITHIPTGIVVSMQDEKSQHKNKEKAMKVLRARLLDRVQQEHQQKIASTRKSMVGTGDRSERIRTYNFPQNRVTDHRVGLTLHRLDSVLDGDLDEIIDTLILKGGQA, encoded by the coding sequence GTGATTGAGAAGCTGGACAGCATTGAAAAGAAATATGAAGAACTGGAAAACCTGATCGGCAATCCGGAAATAATTGCAGATATCGCCCGCTGGCAGGAGTACGTCAAGGCCCATGCTGAACTGGCTGACATAGTTGCCGTTTACCGCGACTACAAAAAGGTGGTTAAGGAAATACAGGATACCATAGCCCTCATGAAGGAAGAGCCGGACGAGGACCTGCGGGAAATGGCCCAGGCCGAGCTGGATGAGCTGACGGAAAAAAAAGACAACCTGGAGAACCGCCTGAAGATGCTGCTTTTGCCTAAAGATCCGAACGACGAAAAGAACGTAATCCTGGAAATCCGGGCCGGCACCGGCGGGGAGGAGGCGGCGCTTTTTGCCGCCGATCTGTTCCGGATGTACTCCCGCTATGCCGAGCGTCAAGGCTGGAGGACCGAAATACTGGATGCCAACTACACCGACATAGGCGGCTTTAAAGAAGTGATCTCGCTCATTGAGGGAAAGGGCGTGTACAGCCGCATGAAGTTTGAGAGCGGCGTGCACCGGGTGCAGCGCATTCCCACCACCGAATCCGGCGGGCGCATTCATACTTCCGCCGCCACGGTGGCGGTGCTGCCGGAAGCCGAGGAAGTGGATGTGCAGATCGACCCGGACGACCTGCGCATAGACGTGTTTTGTTCCTCCGGCCACGGCGGCCAGTCGGTGAACACAACCCAGTCGGCGGTGCGGATTACCCACATACCCACCGGCATAGTAGTTTCCATGCAGGACGAGAAATCGCAGCATAAAAACAAAGAAAAGGCCATGAAGGTGCTGCGTGCCCGCCTTTTGGACCGCGTTCAGCAGGAGCACCAGCAGAAAATCGCCAGCACGCGGAAGTCCATGGTGGGCACGGGCGACCGCAGCGAACGGATCCGCACCTACAACTTTCCCCAGAACCGGGTTACCGACCACCGCGTCGGCCTCACCCTGCACCGCCTGGACAGCGTTTTGGACGGCGACCTGGACGAAATCATCGACACCCTCATCCTCAAAGGGGGTCAGGCTTAA
- the RpmE gene encoding ribosomal protein L31, with translation MKKNIHPNYGKARVSCVCGETFETGSTKKELRVEICSKCHPFYTGSQRMIETGGRAERFRKKYGLAK, from the coding sequence GTGAAAAAGAACATCCACCCGAATTACGGCAAAGCCAGAGTTTCCTGCGTATGCGGCGAAACCTTTGAAACCGGCTCCACCAAAAAAGAGCTGCGCGTGGAGATTTGTTCCAAGTGCCATCCTTTTTATACCGGATCGCAGCGGATGATTGAAACGGGCGGAAGAGCCGAACGCTTCCGCAAAAAGTACGGCTTGGCGAAGTAG
- the NlpD gene encoding membrane protein (related to metalloendopeptidases), producing the protein MVQNLKQKKYFVRAAAAVLCAAAFLWTAGPALARLDELIIEDAPYVSPPSAAVSAARGCYEVRPGDTLWSIARENGLTVEALAAANGLLDRDRIKAGQLLALPAGCATHRVRPGETLWDIARMYRVDVGTIAARNGLADSNSILAGQQLFVPLDASGAAMSFRRAAAWPLAWPLVGAVTSPFGMRDGKPHEGIDIAAEAGTPIRAAAPGRVVFAGPRGTYGLAVIIDHGNGTRTLYAHCSRILVSEGDSVGTSTIIALAGNTGRSNGPHLHLEVLKNGVPMDPALFLEQESYYG; encoded by the coding sequence ATGGTGCAAAACTTGAAACAAAAAAAATATTTTGTCAGGGCGGCGGCAGCAGTGCTGTGCGCCGCGGCCTTCCTCTGGACGGCCGGCCCGGCCCTGGCCCGCCTGGACGAGCTTATTATAGAAGACGCCCCCTACGTTTCGCCGCCTTCTGCGGCCGTTTCGGCAGCCCGGGGCTGCTATGAGGTCAGGCCCGGCGATACGCTGTGGAGCATTGCCAGGGAAAACGGGCTTACCGTTGAGGCCCTGGCCGCCGCCAACGGGCTTTTGGACCGGGACAGGATCAAGGCCGGCCAGTTGCTGGCGCTTCCTGCCGGTTGCGCCACGCACCGCGTCCGGCCGGGAGAAACGTTATGGGACATCGCCAGGATGTACCGGGTTGACGTCGGAACCATAGCGGCCAGGAACGGCCTTGCCGACTCAAACAGCATCCTCGCCGGCCAGCAGCTTTTCGTCCCCCTTGACGCTTCCGGTGCTGCAATGTCCTTCCGGAGGGCGGCGGCATGGCCCCTCGCCTGGCCCCTGGTCGGCGCCGTAACCTCGCCGTTCGGCATGAGGGACGGCAAGCCACACGAGGGGATTGACATAGCCGCCGAGGCGGGCACGCCGATCCGGGCGGCGGCGCCGGGCCGGGTCGTGTTTGCAGGGCCGAGGGGTACCTACGGGCTGGCGGTAATCATCGATCACGGTAACGGCACGCGCACCCTGTACGCGCATTGTTCGAGGATTCTGGTTTCGGAAGGGGATTCCGTGGGCACAAGCACGATAATAGCCCTGGCCGGCAACACCGGCCGCTCCAACGGGCCGCACCTGCACCTGGAGGTGCTGAAAAACGGTGTCCCCATGGATCCGGCGCTGTTCCTGGAGCAGGAAAGCTATTACGGTTAA
- the Rho gene encoding transcription termination factor has protein sequence MNYADLESKTMVELYKIARELELPGYYKLRKKELIFEILKTQTEKHGLLYAKGVLEILPDGYGFLRPFQYLPSHDDIYVSSSQIRRFDLRTGDLVAGQVRRPKETERYFALLRVEQVNGVDPEQASERLHFDGLTPLYPLERIILETEPDNLSARVIDLVSPIGKGQRGLIVAPPKAGKTILLKEIANSITRNHPEVILMVLLIDERPEEVTDIERSVNGEVVSSTFDEPPENHVKVADMVLERAKRLVEHKHDVVILLDSITRLARAHNLVVPPSGRTLSGGVDPAALHKPKRFFGAARNLEEGGSLTILATALIETGSRMDDVIFEEFKGTGNMELILDRRLAERRLFPAIDVQRSGTRKEELLLSKEELEMIWQFRRATSGATPWEAMEMLLEQIKRTRTNRDLLQAFQHLRRAEAAAAGRAEPGRKGSYA, from the coding sequence TTGAATTATGCCGACCTGGAAAGCAAGACCATGGTGGAGCTTTACAAGATAGCCAGAGAGCTGGAACTGCCTGGTTATTACAAGCTCCGGAAAAAAGAGCTGATTTTCGAGATTTTGAAGACACAGACCGAAAAGCACGGCCTTCTGTACGCCAAAGGAGTTCTGGAAATCCTGCCCGACGGTTACGGATTCTTAAGGCCCTTCCAGTATCTCCCCAGCCATGACGACATCTATGTTTCATCATCACAAATCAGGCGTTTTGACCTGCGCACGGGCGACCTTGTGGCAGGCCAGGTAAGGCGTCCCAAAGAAACCGAGCGGTATTTCGCCCTGCTGCGGGTAGAGCAGGTAAACGGCGTAGACCCCGAGCAGGCCAGCGAAAGGCTGCATTTTGACGGACTTACCCCCCTGTATCCCCTGGAACGGATAATTTTAGAAACCGAGCCGGACAACCTCTCGGCGCGCGTTATTGACCTGGTATCCCCCATCGGCAAGGGCCAGCGCGGTTTAATCGTCGCTCCGCCCAAAGCAGGCAAGACCATCCTTCTGAAAGAAATTGCCAACAGCATTACCAGAAACCATCCGGAAGTGATACTTATGGTCCTGCTCATCGACGAGCGGCCGGAAGAGGTTACCGATATTGAGCGCTCTGTGAACGGCGAGGTGGTCAGCTCCACCTTTGACGAGCCGCCCGAAAACCACGTCAAGGTAGCCGATATGGTGCTGGAGCGGGCCAAGCGCCTGGTGGAACACAAGCACGACGTGGTCATCCTGCTGGACAGCATCACCCGCCTGGCCAGGGCCCACAACCTGGTGGTTCCTCCCAGCGGCCGCACCCTGTCCGGCGGCGTGGACCCGGCTGCGCTTCACAAGCCCAAGCGGTTTTTCGGTGCGGCGCGCAACCTGGAGGAGGGCGGGAGCCTGACCATTCTGGCCACGGCCCTGATTGAAACCGGCAGCAGGATGGACGATGTCATCTTCGAAGAGTTTAAAGGCACGGGTAACATGGAGCTGATCCTCGACCGGCGGCTGGCCGAGAGAAGGCTGTTCCCCGCCATAGACGTGCAGCGCTCCGGAACGCGCAAAGAAGAGCTTCTTCTCTCAAAAGAGGAGCTGGAAATGATCTGGCAGTTTCGCCGGGCCACCAGCGGGGCCACGCCCTGGGAGGCAATGGAGATGCTGCTGGAGCAGATAAAACGGACCAGAACCAACCGCGACCTGCTCCAGGCCTTTCAGCACCTGCGCCGGGCCGAGGCCGCAGCGGCGGGGCGGGCCGAGCCGGGCCGCAAGGGCTCCTACGCATGA
- the MipB gene encoding transaldolase, with product MKLFIDTANIEEIREAYALGIICGVTTNPSLIAREGRNFAQVVREIAAIVDGPISAEAVSPDAAGMIAEAEELSSIHPNIVVKIPMTAEGLKAVKILAQKGIRTNVTLIFSANQALLAARAGASYVSPFVGRLDDVSQDGAALIYDIMEIFERHCIRTEVIAASIRHPVHVTMAAKAGAHIATVPYKVLMQMIGHPLTEAGIKKFLEDWEKVKDK from the coding sequence GTGAAACTTTTTATCGATACCGCAAACATAGAAGAAATCCGGGAAGCTTATGCGCTGGGCATAATCTGCGGCGTGACCACCAATCCTTCCCTGATTGCCAGGGAGGGGCGCAACTTCGCCCAGGTGGTGCGGGAAATAGCCGCCATTGTGGACGGCCCGATTAGCGCCGAGGCGGTAAGCCCTGACGCGGCGGGAATGATTGCCGAGGCGGAGGAGCTTTCCTCCATCCACCCCAACATTGTGGTTAAAATACCCATGACCGCAGAAGGCCTGAAGGCCGTTAAAATACTGGCCCAAAAGGGCATCCGGACGAACGTGACCTTAATTTTTTCCGCCAACCAGGCCCTTCTGGCGGCCAGGGCCGGGGCTTCCTACGTCAGCCCCTTTGTGGGCCGCCTGGACGATGTCAGCCAGGACGGGGCGGCGCTGATTTACGATATCATGGAAATATTCGAACGGCACTGCATCCGGACCGAGGTAATTGCCGCCAGCATCCGCCACCCGGTCCACGTCACCATGGCAGCCAAGGCCGGTGCCCACATTGCCACCGTTCCTTACAAAGTGCTGATGCAGATGATCGGGCATCCCCTCACAGAGGCGGGAATCAAAAAGTTTCTGGAGGACTGGGAAAAGGTAAAGGACAAATAG
- the Fba gene encoding fructose/tagatose bisphosphate aldolase, with product MPLVTAGELLKEAETGGYAVGAFNCNNMEIVQAIVAAAEAENAPVIMQASQGAIRYAGIDYIAAMARLAAGRARVPVALHLDHGTSFEQVVQCIRAGFTSVMIDGSRLPLAENVALTRRVVEVARAVGVSVEAELGKIGGAEDDIAVSEREAVLTDPEEAGIFVRETGVDCLAVAVGTAHGRYRGVPKLDFPRLEKIRSAVQIPLVLHGSSGVPDEAVREAIRLGVRKVNIDTNIREAFVAAARRVLEADPGEIDPRKVLAPAREAAVAVIREKIRVFGSANKA from the coding sequence ATGCCTCTTGTAACGGCAGGCGAGTTGTTGAAGGAGGCCGAGACCGGCGGTTACGCCGTGGGGGCCTTTAACTGCAACAATATGGAGATCGTCCAGGCGATAGTGGCGGCGGCCGAGGCGGAGAACGCCCCGGTGATCATGCAGGCCAGCCAGGGTGCCATCAGGTACGCCGGCATCGACTATATCGCGGCCATGGCAAGGCTTGCAGCCGGGCGCGCCCGCGTGCCGGTGGCACTCCACCTGGACCACGGCACCAGTTTTGAGCAGGTTGTTCAGTGCATCCGGGCCGGTTTTACCTCGGTCATGATTGACGGCTCCAGGCTGCCCCTGGCGGAAAATGTCGCCCTGACCAGAAGGGTGGTGGAGGTAGCCAGGGCGGTGGGCGTTTCGGTGGAGGCCGAACTGGGCAAAATCGGCGGGGCCGAAGACGATATTGCCGTCAGTGAGCGGGAAGCCGTCTTGACCGACCCGGAGGAAGCCGGCATTTTTGTGCGCGAGACCGGCGTGGATTGCCTGGCCGTGGCCGTAGGCACCGCCCACGGCCGTTACCGGGGAGTGCCCAAGCTTGACTTTCCCCGCCTGGAAAAGATCCGGTCAGCCGTGCAAATACCGCTGGTCCTGCACGGTTCCTCCGGCGTGCCCGACGAAGCCGTCCGGGAGGCCATCCGGTTGGGCGTGCGCAAGGTCAACATCGATACCAACATCCGCGAAGCGTTTGTTGCCGCAGCGCGCCGGGTGCTGGAGGCCGATCCCGGCGAAATCGACCCGCGCAAGGTGCTGGCCCCCGCCAGGGAGGCGGCAGTCGCAGTAATCAGGGAGAAAATCCGCGTTTTCGGCAGCGCCAACAAGGCCTGA
- a CDS encoding hypothetical membrane protein, whose amino-acid sequence MLVATCAVLAIRCTECGKMEFHAFSRFAFPKGGTVYFKCSCGASKLTAGTKNHAVYWLQVPCMVCETKHQWEIPGKSLWSGEVTVLACQDTGLELGHIGPERRVREMVSNNERELEAIIDEFGCDGYFHNPEIMYGVLRCLHKISGQGALYCQCGNYKIEVDIFPDRLELHCGNCDSINIIYAETEEDLKVIQQVESIELTQSGFKCLDSLSSTGKLKKAPPKKKNS is encoded by the coding sequence GTGCTTGTTGCAACCTGTGCCGTCCTGGCCATCCGCTGCACCGAGTGCGGAAAGATGGAGTTCCACGCCTTTTCCCGGTTTGCCTTTCCTAAAGGAGGGACAGTTTACTTCAAATGTTCCTGCGGTGCCTCCAAGCTGACGGCGGGCACCAAAAACCATGCCGTTTACTGGCTGCAGGTTCCCTGCATGGTGTGCGAAACCAAGCATCAGTGGGAAATTCCGGGCAAGTCGCTCTGGTCGGGGGAGGTTACCGTGCTTGCCTGCCAGGATACCGGCCTGGAACTGGGGCACATCGGGCCGGAGCGAAGGGTCAGGGAAATGGTGAGCAATAATGAGCGGGAACTGGAGGCCATCATCGATGAATTCGGGTGTGACGGCTATTTTCACAATCCGGAGATCATGTACGGGGTCTTGAGGTGCCTTCACAAAATATCCGGACAGGGCGCGCTTTACTGCCAGTGCGGCAATTACAAGATAGAGGTGGACATATTCCCGGACCGGCTGGAGCTGCATTGCGGGAATTGCGACAGCATCAACATCATTTATGCCGAAACGGAGGAAGATCTGAAGGTTATCCAGCAGGTGGAAAGCATTGAGCTGACCCAGAGCGGCTTTAAATGCCTGGACAGCCTTTCCAGTACGGGCAAGCTTAAGAAGGCCCCTCCCAAGAAGAAAAATTCATAA
- the CheY gene encoding FOG: CheY-like receiver codes for MAGEVYDLLIVDDQAGVRHLLCEAFKGEGYRVELASSGSEAIKKVKTRIPSLILLDIKMPGMNGLETLEELRKIAPDTPVVIMTAYGELDIIAEAKKRGVQHYISKPFDLDDARYLIRGLLEEEKAEREMLKEIG; via the coding sequence ATGGCAGGGGAAGTTTACGACCTTCTAATTGTTGACGATCAGGCGGGTGTTAGGCACCTCTTGTGCGAAGCATTTAAGGGTGAGGGGTACCGTGTGGAGCTGGCTTCCAGCGGGTCTGAGGCAATCAAGAAGGTAAAGACAAGGATTCCCTCGCTTATCCTGCTCGACATTAAAATGCCCGGCATGAACGGGCTGGAGACGCTGGAGGAACTGCGGAAAATTGCCCCTGATACGCCGGTGGTAATAATGACGGCTTACGGTGAGCTCGATATTATTGCCGAGGCAAAGAAGAGGGGGGTACAGCACTATATCAGCAAGCCGTTTGACCTGGACGATGCCCGTTACCTGATCAGAGGGCTGCTAGAAGAAGAAAAAGCTGAGCGGGAAATGCTTAAAGAGATTGGATAA
- the SppA gene encoding Periplasmic serine proteases (ClpP class), protein MKKKIIAGVVLGVVALTVVLAVILKPEGGSVAGGGPGKGEVGIIYIDGPITGGRGGGGLFETYTSSEQVTSALRNAARNPDLKAVVIRLNSPGGTAAAAQEISAEVERLKRSGKKVVASMGDSAASGAYWIAACADQIVANPGTLTGSIGVIIQYLNLEELYSKIGVDTETFKSGPHKDMGSPSRPATAEERAIFQSMIDDIYNQFVDVVARGRHKDPAEIRPLADGRIFTGRQAKELGLVDRLGDLHDAVLLAGELAGIKGEPAVVEIGPKNIWQELFAGAGGNTFRKPGWLAIPGREGDGYPLGLRQF, encoded by the coding sequence TTGAAAAAAAAGATCATTGCAGGCGTAGTCTTGGGAGTCGTTGCCCTTACCGTAGTTCTGGCCGTTATTCTGAAGCCGGAAGGGGGGTCTGTTGCAGGGGGCGGGCCGGGTAAGGGGGAGGTCGGGATTATTTACATAGATGGCCCCATAACCGGCGGCCGGGGCGGCGGGGGGCTGTTTGAAACCTATACGAGTTCGGAGCAAGTTACCTCCGCCCTGCGCAATGCGGCCAGAAACCCTGACTTAAAAGCAGTGGTGATCCGTCTGAACAGCCCGGGCGGCACCGCCGCGGCGGCGCAGGAAATCAGCGCCGAAGTGGAAAGGCTGAAGCGTTCGGGGAAAAAGGTGGTGGCCTCCATGGGCGATTCTGCGGCCTCGGGGGCGTACTGGATTGCCGCCTGCGCCGACCAGATTGTGGCCAATCCGGGAACCCTGACGGGAAGTATCGGCGTTATAATCCAGTACCTGAACCTGGAGGAGCTTTACAGCAAGATCGGGGTGGATACCGAGACCTTTAAAAGCGGCCCCCACAAGGACATGGGTTCCCCTTCCCGGCCGGCGACGGCCGAAGAGCGCGCCATATTCCAGTCGATGATTGACGACATCTACAACCAGTTCGTGGATGTTGTGGCCAGGGGCAGGCACAAAGATCCCGCCGAAATCAGGCCGCTGGCGGACGGTAGGATCTTTACGGGGCGCCAGGCCAAGGAACTGGGGCTGGTCGACCGGCTTGGCGATCTTCACGATGCCGTCCTGCTGGCCGGCGAACTGGCCGGTATCAAGGGCGAGCCGGCAGTCGTTGAAATAGGTCCCAAAAATATCTGGCAGGAATTGTTTGCCGGCGCAGGCGGAAATACTTTCCGGAAACCGGGCTGGCTTGCAATTCCCGGCCGGGAGGGCGACGGCTACCCGCTTGGCTTAAGGCAGTTTTAA